A single Uloborus diversus isolate 005 chromosome 7, Udiv.v.3.1, whole genome shotgun sequence DNA region contains:
- the LOC129225798 gene encoding uncharacterized protein LOC129225798: MSIIMGTVGDVSGFVLFTINILLYVSEVSAYYCNHDLCREDQYCCGDNMCCDYVYSPWYFWAGVVFMILVLSACGGLFRYCYESNSYVVHTRYSFKDSYYPTKSASEEDKGLSSVIIDSEAPPAYSVAAYSDTPEDYQRFSSYEQTKHLANSRTTCH, translated from the exons ATGTCAATAATAATGGGAACTGTCGGCGACGTGTCGGGATTTGTATTATTTACCATTAATATTTTGCTATATGTATCAGAA gTTTCTGCTTACTATTGCAATCATGATTT ATGCCGGGAAGATCAATATTGTTGCGGTGATAATATGTGCTGCGACTACGTATATTCTCCATGGTATTTCTG ggctGGAGTTGTCTTCATGATTCTTGTACTTTCTGCTTGTGGGGGTTTGTTTCGATATTGTTACGAGAGCAATTCATATGTAGTTCATACCAGATACTCTTTCAAAGACAGTTATTATCCAACTAAAAGTGCCAGTGAAGAAGATAAGGGATTGAGCAGT GTGATTATTGACAGTGAAGCTCCACCTGCATACTCTGTGGCAGCATATTCAGATACACCCGAAGACTACCAGAGATTTTCCTCCTATGAACAAACAAAACATTTGGCTAACTCACGAACTACTTGCCACTGA